The nucleotide window CAGGCGGAGGAGGGTTCCAGAAGTGGTGGAGACACTGTGCAAGAGAAAGACAAGGCTGGAGCCAGACACCTAGGCCTAAGGTCTGAGGAGAACTGAGTCTGGCCGAGGATGTTGCCGGGTTCCAGAGAACGAGAGAGGAGCTGGGCTCTGCTAGTGAATGAAGCGCGAGTGGGGAGAAAACCCAACCTTGGGTCATTACACCGTCATCCGCCAGAGGCTGGGGGGCAAGACTCACCAGTCCACCAGCTGGGCCCCAATGAGGTCATGCACATGGTAAGCCAGGCCGAGTCGTGCCGCGGCAGGTGCCCGCCGGCCCAGGAGCTCTGAAAGGAGCAGCTCCCGGTACTTGGCCTTTCGGACCATGCCGAGTACAGCCTGGCGCCCTGGAGGAGAGGTGGCACGGGAGAGGGGAACGGTGAGTAAGGCCTGGAGGCCTGAGGAGTCACCAAAAAGTGTTCTTGAGGGGTTGCGGGCCTGAGCTGCAGACAGGATacctttaacaaaatatttgatgaatcTCCCAGCTCCAGGCACGGCTAGCCACCAACTTCCAGCATCTCGGACAGTGAGGACCCCGGCATTCACCAGCTGCCTAAGAAGGGGGAGATGAGGCATTCGCTCTGAGAACCCTCTCTCCTCCCGCCCACTAATGTTTGGACACTAAGTCTTCAGAAGCCTGGGCACCCAGGCAAAGGGACTGGATGACAGAAGCCCAGCCTGGAGCAGTTCTCTGCTCACACCACGCTGCTCAGTGCCCCGTGCCCTTGCTTGCTCTGTTCTCCTACCTGGCTGCCCTCCCCCAACTCTTTCTTCTCCTGTTATCATTACATGTTCACTAAAACAGCTCCCCCTCTCCGAAGCCCTCCTTGACCACACGCCCTGACACACTCTCAGTCCCACCACCAGGGGAGAAACAGAGGCCTTTCTCCCGAGCTCCTGCCACTTCCTACGCACACCCCACCATAGCTCTTCCCACATCTTactgaaaaaaaagtttataaaatgctttcatGTATACCATGGGTTACAAAGTAGGGAGCTGGAGCCAGACCCAGCCTCCTGAAACGATATTTCTATTTAGCCCTTGCCCGGTTGTTGTTCTTTTGAATGTGAATGCTTTTGGGGCATCACGGCTGCTACCATTCTCTATTCCCTTGGTCTCAGCATGATTCCCATCAGGCATTTATGGCTCCTGCCAGGCCTCTCTCTCTATTTGATTAGCCACCCAGATCTCTTAAATTGTAGTCCAGGGCTCTTTCCAAGGCCCCAGATGGGAGAGGCCTCTGCTCTTGGGGGCGGAGCACAAATTTAGGTCATTTTGTTAAAAAGAAGAGTCAGCGTTTTTAACAGGTTCACCAAAAGAAAGAGGACAAGGCTGGATGGGACtggagggaggtagggaggggcCAGATGCCTGATTCTGTTGGTCCCGCAGGTCTCACGTGATTTCTGGGTCCCTGAAGCCAAAGGTCTGAATCATTTGGTCCTGCTGGAAGCTAAGGTCACTACAGGCTGGAAGTACTGAAGCCAGAAACTTCTGCACTGCACCAGCGTATGGGCGGCCATCACAAGCCTTGAGGACCTGGAACCAGAAATGAGACACAAGGTCTGGTCCCACCTTCACCCCCAACTGACCTCTATCCCCAAGACAACAtttctcttcctatgtttttccttCTAATCAGGTCCTTCTACCTCTCAtgctttccctcttcctcttcttcctctccctcataCCAATACTTACCAGAGACCTGTGCCCTCTCTGTGAGACGTGAGGTGGGGGACttgtctctcttctttttatttccattccctaATTTCCCTGtaccccctcccctggcccccatGACACACACAGTCACACGCACTCTGGTCCTATAGTCCTCAGTGAAGATGATTCCTTGGGCGTCCAAGTCGAAGCCTAGTTGGATGATTCTGATCTCCCCCTGCTCTTGAAGCGCCTTCTGTCTCCACAGAGATGACAATGAAAAGAAGGGTGTCAGGGTAAGATGCTCTGCTATACTCTGGACACCTGTGCAGGGAGATTTTGTTTGCAAGTATTGGGgagtttttttcctctaaaaaactaaggaaaaattatggggagagagagaatcaaGTGGATCACCAAATAGTCTCTTCCAATTAGTCTTTCACCCACTCACCTTATCAGTTATCTGTTAAACAATCAATACATATTTTCTAAGACCAATCATAGGCAGACACTAAGATAAAACAGTGATTAAGACAtgggccctgccctcaaggattAACAGTCTAGATTTTGGGTGGAGAAGGTGGAGAGGAATATgggataaaatgtttaaaacaaataaaaataaaccaggaCTTGTGTTTCTAGGAATATAGCAAGACTAACTCACCCactgaaaattaagtaaaatgctgcaaaaaatattatttaaaaattgtttaagcaGTAAAGAGCTCACAAGATAATAAGGAATTACCAGACTAATATAATATCTAAGTGAAAACAAGAACTCATAGAAGtaattgggggacttccctggtggcacagtggttaagaatctgcctgccaatgcagggtacacgggttcaagcccttgtccgggaagatcccacatgccacggagcaactaggcccgtgcaccacaactaccgagcccgcactctagagccctcgagccacaactactgaagcccgcgtgcctagagcccgtgctccacaacaagggaagccaccgcaatgagaagcccacagcgaagagtagcccccgctcacagcaactagagaaagcccgcatgcagcaacgaagacccaacgcagccaaaaataaataaataaatgaacaaaatttttaagaaaaagagataataagGTATGGGAAGTATTTGAAGAGCCAATAACAAAGTCACAAAAGTACATTAATCCAACTCGTATAAACtcacagaatagacaaaatagtAATCAGTGAGGAAATGAAAGATTTCAATAATTTTAGTTACTAAGAAATTAGCAACTGAataatgcacattcttttcaaatacatAGAATATTTAGCAAAACTGACCACATAGCACAAAGCATGTCTCAATAAGCTTCAAATGACTGAAATCATATTGTGTACGTCCTATGGCCATAATATCATTTATGCCAGAAATCATTAACAACAAGGTAATTAGAAAATGTTTAGGAAGTAAGACATACATTTCTAATCAACCCagtaagtcaaagaaaaaagtcacaaaggaaattagaagatattttgaaatgaatgataatgaaaacatataCCAAAACTTGACAGATGATATAGATATATTTCAGAACTTAGGGGGAAACTACAGTCTACATGCATCTATTAGAAAAGAATAGAGGATAAaaattaatggggaaaaaaagtaaaataaacccaACAGTAGAGGGGAAACATAAATGAGATGGAAAACATGCATGCAAGAGAGAGCAACAAAGCTAAATGATAATTCTTTGA belongs to Orcinus orca chromosome 10, mOrcOrc1.1, whole genome shotgun sequence and includes:
- the STK19 gene encoding serine/threonine-protein kinase 19 isoform X1; the protein is MNRKRHRLVPEAFGQKRRREGGDVEADPLRGESGSARAAVAELLRLFPRVLFEDALPPIALRSQVYSLVPDRTVADRQLKALQEQGEIRIIQLGFDLDAQGIIFTEDYRTRVLKACDGRPYAGAVQKFLASVLPACSDLSFQQDQMIQTFGFRDPEITQLVNAGVLTVRDAGSWWLAVPGAGRFIKYFVKGRQAVLGMVRKAKYRELLLSELLGRRAPAAARLGLAYHVHDLIGAQLVDCVSTTSGTLLRLPET
- the STK19 gene encoding serine/threonine-protein kinase 19 isoform X2 — protein: MNRKRHRLVPEAFGQKRRREGGDVEADPLRGESGSARAAVAELLRLFPRVLFEDALPPIALRSQVYSLVPDRTVADRQLVLKACDGRPYAGAVQKFLASVLPACSDLSFQQDQMIQTFGFRDPEITQLVNAGVLTVRDAGSWWLAVPGAGRFIKYFVKGRQAVLGMVRKAKYRELLLSELLGRRAPAAARLGLAYHVHDLIGAQLVDCVSTTSGTLLRLPET